The genomic segment TGAAATTACAAATAGTTTAAAATAAATTGGCAAAACTATCTTTTTTTTATTATGATTCTTCCTGCATAAAAATTAAAACACACAGGAGGAGAAAATATAATGAAAGTGATAAATATTGCCGACAGGACTGAACATATCCAACAAGCTTCTAATGTTGAAAAATATATAAGTGAAAGCAAAGCAAAATTCAACCTTATTATATCTGAAGTTGTAAATAGTAAGAGCCTGGAAGCTCATAAAACTGAATCCATGATCTTCAAACGACTGTTGGAACTCGGTCTTTTTTTGCTGAAACTGTATTTTGCAAGTCAGAATCAAGGAGATTATGGAAAAACAATTGAAACAGCGCAAGGGCAGGCAAAGCGAGGAAGAACGAGTGAAAAGACATATTTTTCAATTTTCGGAAAAATAAAGATTTCCCGATATTTGTATCATACAGACAATAAAACTTTTGCTCCTTTGGATATTTTATTGAATCTGCCGATTCGATGTTATTCATATTTTTTATCAGAAATGTTTAATTTGTTGAATATTAAAGATGCTTATTCAGAAGGCGTTATTTTTGTTAAAAAATTTTTCGGTCAGCAGGTTTCCATTTCTGCATCTGAAACAATTTCCGGTGAGAGTTCATCCTGCTATGAAGAATTTTACGAACTCGGAAAAACACTTAAGGAGCATGAAGAAAAGAAAGACTATACAGCAGTGAGCTTTGATGGCAAAGGAGTTCCGATGATAAAAAAGGAAGCTGCAAAGATTACAGGGAGGCAAGGTAAAGGAAAGAAAAAACAAAAAAAGAAGGAATCTTTGGTAGGAGCCAAATACAACATTAACGCAAATATACGAACTGCCGATGATGTTGCTAATAACCTGGTATATCCTGAGAAAAAAGAAAGTGAGACTGAAAATAAACAGGAAAAAGCTCAAAACATCAGATATATCGCCAGTATAGCAAAACCTAAGAAAGAAGTGATGGAAGAAATTTATGATGAAGTAAAGAATGAGAATTTTTCCAAGACACCTTTGCTCTGCCTTATGGACGGCTCATTGTACCTTTGGGAACAGTTAAAAACTGTTTTCAAAGATATTTCAAACAAGGTTTGTATCCTTGATATTATTCATGTTTTAGAGTATATCTGGCTGATAGCTCACATGATGTATAAAGAAGGTAGTGAGGATGCGAAGAAATATGTATATAAAAAATTAAAACTTATATTGGAAGGAAAAATTTCATCATATATTATGGAACTTCAGACAGAAATGCAGAAAACGAAATGGAAGAAGAAGTCTCATCAGGAAAAGTTCAAAAAAGTTATAACATATTTT from the Desulfonema limicola genome contains:
- a CDS encoding ISKra4 family transposase — encoded protein: MKVINIADRTEHIQQASNVEKYISESKAKFNLIISEVVNSKSLEAHKTESMIFKRLLELGLFLLKLYFASQNQGDYGKTIETAQGQAKRGRTSEKTYFSIFGKIKISRYLYHTDNKTFAPLDILLNLPIRCYSYFLSEMFNLLNIKDAYSEGVIFVKKFFGQQVSISASETISGESSSCYEEFYELGKTLKEHEEKKDYTAVSFDGKGVPMIKKEAAKITGRQGKGKKKQKKKESLVGAKYNINANIRTADDVANNLVYPEKKESETENKQEKAQNIRYIASIAKPKKEVMEEIYDEVKNENFSKTPLLCLMDGSLYLWEQLKTVFKDISNKVCILDIIHVLEYIWLIAHMMYKEGSEDAKKYVYKKLKLILEGKISSYIMELQTEMQKTKWKKKSHQEKFKKVITYFKNHREYMKYDEYLAKGYPIGTGVVESACSHVVKDRMEISGARWGINGAESVLRLRSVVKSKDWDSYWEFFTSQVREKDFIADDYNSLNIKEKVCA